A section of the Paenibacillus yonginensis genome encodes:
- a CDS encoding 50S ribosomal protein L25 — MSSGHNVTLQAEKRTDLTRSALRQLRQSGRVPGVIYGSQIESQQLSVDEKELLKVARTGRTEFFQLKLEGGETLPALIKDIQKAKGQVAHVDFQHVSRNKPIRVSIPVHYHGTATGTKEGGILQTLITELEVEGLPDDLPTGIEVDVTNLGVGDKLTLAEVSMPQGITLHVPEDTLLASIVVPRGADVDEEAETEGGAEGEAAPEAASEEAAEEAGA; from the coding sequence ATGAGTTCTGGTCATAACGTTACTTTGCAGGCAGAAAAAAGAACCGATCTGACGCGTTCGGCTCTACGTCAGCTTCGGCAGTCCGGCCGCGTGCCGGGTGTCATTTACGGGTCCCAAATCGAAAGCCAGCAACTTTCCGTCGATGAGAAGGAACTGCTTAAAGTGGCCCGGACAGGCCGTACGGAATTTTTCCAATTGAAGCTGGAGGGCGGAGAAACGCTGCCGGCGTTAATTAAAGATATTCAGAAGGCCAAGGGCCAGGTGGCTCACGTGGACTTCCAGCACGTCTCCAGAAACAAACCAATCCGGGTAAGCATCCCGGTTCATTATCACGGCACTGCTACCGGCACCAAAGAAGGCGGTATTCTTCAAACGCTGATCACAGAGCTTGAAGTGGAAGGGTTGCCTGATGATCTGCCCACAGGGATTGAAGTGGACGTAACGAATCTTGGCGTCGGGGACAAACTTACCCTGGCGGAAGTATCCATGCCGCAGGGCATCACGCTTCACGTACCAGAAGACACACTTCTGGCTTCCATCGTGGTGCCTCGCGGCGCTGATGTGGATGAAGAAGCCGAAACGGAAGGCGGCGCAGAAGGGGAAGCAGCTCCGGAGGCTGCCAGTGAGGAAGCTGCTGAGGAAGCCGGCGCTTAA
- the ptsP gene encoding phosphoenolpyruvate--protein phosphotransferase: MIKIEGIAASAGVAIAPAFKLEHPDFTVQQRSVSDVAAEVAKLNAALDKSKAELEAIKERTLQELGAKKAEIFEAHLLILNDPELISPVEDMIRNEMVNAEYALNETANQFISMFENMKSAYLQERAADMKDVTKRVLIHLLGLNYVNPAEISEEVVIIAEDLTPSDTAQLNRKYVKGFTTNIGGRTSHSAIMARSLEIPAVVGTKEVLDKVNNGDLVIVDGLDGKVIINPTEELVADYRSKQQKYQLQIEEWRKLRDQATVSADGVHVELAANIGTPNDVPGVIDNGGEAVGLYRTEFLYMGRDKLPTEEIQFNAYKTVLEKMEGKPVVVRTLDIGGDKELPYLDLPKEMNPFLGFRAVRLCLDRTDIFRTQLRALLRASVYGNLRIMFPMIATLDEFRQAKALLLEEKDKLAAEGIEVSDEIQLGIMVEIPSTAIIADQFAKEVDFFSIGTNDLIQYTMAADRMNERVSYLYQPYNPAILRLVKMVIDAAHKEGKWAGMCGEMAGDATAIPLLLGLGLDEFSMSATSILPARSQISKLSKADMAELAAKALTMQTAAQVVELVKSIDA, encoded by the coding sequence ATGATCAAAATCGAAGGGATTGCAGCTTCGGCGGGTGTGGCTATCGCACCTGCCTTCAAGCTGGAGCATCCGGATTTTACGGTTCAACAGCGCAGCGTTTCCGACGTTGCTGCCGAGGTGGCCAAACTGAATGCGGCTCTCGACAAGTCGAAAGCCGAACTTGAAGCGATTAAAGAGCGCACTCTTCAAGAGCTTGGTGCCAAGAAAGCCGAAATCTTTGAAGCTCATCTGCTGATCTTGAACGATCCGGAGCTGATCAGCCCGGTTGAAGACATGATCCGCAATGAAATGGTAAATGCCGAATATGCGCTGAATGAAACTGCCAATCAGTTCATCTCGATGTTTGAAAATATGAAAAGCGCCTATCTGCAGGAACGCGCGGCTGATATGAAAGACGTAACGAAACGTGTCCTTATCCATCTGCTTGGACTGAATTACGTGAACCCTGCGGAAATCAGCGAGGAAGTGGTTATCATCGCTGAAGACCTGACCCCTTCCGATACGGCGCAGCTGAACCGGAAATATGTCAAAGGGTTTACAACCAATATCGGCGGCCGTACTTCCCATTCCGCCATTATGGCTCGTTCGCTCGAAATTCCTGCGGTAGTGGGAACCAAAGAAGTGCTGGATAAAGTGAACAATGGCGATCTTGTGATCGTGGACGGTTTGGATGGCAAAGTCATCATCAATCCTACCGAAGAGCTTGTTGCCGACTATCGCAGCAAACAGCAGAAATATCAGCTTCAGATCGAGGAGTGGAGAAAACTTCGCGATCAGGCTACCGTTTCTGCGGATGGCGTTCATGTAGAGCTTGCAGCTAACATCGGTACACCCAACGACGTCCCCGGCGTTATCGATAACGGCGGAGAAGCGGTTGGCCTTTACCGTACAGAGTTCCTGTACATGGGACGCGACAAGCTGCCTACGGAAGAAATTCAATTTAACGCCTACAAAACGGTTCTCGAGAAAATGGAAGGCAAGCCGGTTGTTGTCCGTACTCTGGACATCGGCGGAGACAAAGAGCTCCCTTACCTGGATCTGCCGAAGGAAATGAATCCATTCCTCGGCTTCCGCGCCGTTCGTTTGTGTCTGGACCGTACGGACATCTTCCGCACCCAGCTTCGCGCGCTGCTTCGTGCAAGCGTATATGGCAACCTGCGGATCATGTTCCCTATGATCGCAACGCTGGACGAATTCCGTCAGGCCAAAGCGCTGTTGCTGGAAGAGAAAGACAAATTGGCTGCGGAAGGCATCGAGGTTTCCGACGAGATTCAACTCGGAATCATGGTCGAAATTCCTTCGACAGCCATTATCGCGGATCAATTCGCGAAAGAAGTTGATTTCTTCAGCATCGGGACTAATGACCTGATTCAATATACGATGGCAGCGGACCGCATGAACGAACGTGTGTCTTATCTGTACCAGCCTTATAACCCGGCGATCCTTCGCCTGGTGAAGATGGTTATTGACGCCGCTCACAAGGAAGGCAAATGGGCAGGCATGTGCGGCGAGATGGCCGGCGATGCCACTGCCATTCCGCTGCTGCTTGGCTTGGGACTGGATGAGTTCAGCATGAGTGCTACTTCCATTCTGCCGGCACGCTCGCAAATCTCGAAATTGTCGAAAGCCGACATGGCCGAGCTTGCAGCCAAAGCGCTGACGATGCAAACAGCGGCTCAAGTCGTTGAGCTTGTGAAGAGCATCGATGCTTAA